In Pirellulales bacterium, the following proteins share a genomic window:
- a CDS encoding PQQ-binding-like beta-propeller repeat protein — MSANLIRSFWWAVLAAGVGSSALRADDWPQWRGPTRDGVWHETGLVEKFDASHIKPRWRVPISSGYSGPTVADGRVFVTDRVAEPKQIERVHCFDWKTGEKIWSHAYDCEYRDVGYTAGPRAAVAIDEGRVYSLGAMGHFFCFDAASGKILWKLDLDREYRIRMPIWGLAASPLIENDLVILQVGGENACLVALDKVTGKKRWRAMQDDASYAAPIVIEQAGRRVLVCWTGQHVAGLDPPTGKVLWAYPFPPSKMVLAISTPVVEGDHLFVTAFYDGSLMLRLDEKKPAVEKIWRRVGLSEQHTDSLQSLIGTPYMKDNFVYGVDSYGELRCLEGDTGDRLWESLDPIPPEFQDNPRLRRWFNIHMVENHGKIWMFTERGELLITKLSPKGYEEISRAKLIEPTREQLNERGGVCWSHPAFAYRHVFARNDEELLAADLSAESR, encoded by the coding sequence GTGAGCGCAAACTTGATCCGTTCGTTCTGGTGGGCGGTGTTGGCCGCCGGGGTCGGTTCGTCGGCCCTGCGCGCCGACGATTGGCCGCAGTGGCGTGGCCCGACGCGAGACGGCGTCTGGCACGAGACGGGCCTCGTCGAAAAGTTTGATGCTTCGCACATCAAGCCGCGCTGGCGGGTGCCGATTTCCAGCGGCTACAGCGGACCCACCGTCGCCGACGGCCGCGTCTTTGTCACCGACCGCGTGGCCGAACCCAAGCAGATCGAGCGGGTCCACTGCTTCGATTGGAAGACCGGCGAAAAAATCTGGTCGCACGCCTACGACTGCGAGTATCGCGACGTCGGCTATACCGCCGGCCCGCGGGCAGCGGTCGCCATCGACGAAGGGCGCGTGTATTCGCTGGGCGCCATGGGCCACTTCTTCTGCTTCGACGCGGCCAGCGGCAAAATTCTTTGGAAGCTCGATCTCGACCGCGAATACCGAATTCGCATGCCCATCTGGGGGCTGGCCGCCTCGCCGTTGATCGAAAACGACCTTGTGATCCTGCAAGTCGGCGGCGAAAACGCTTGCCTGGTGGCGTTGGACAAGGTCACGGGCAAAAAACGTTGGCGGGCCATGCAAGACGACGCCTCGTATGCCGCCCCGATCGTGATCGAGCAGGCCGGCCGCCGCGTGCTGGTCTGCTGGACCGGCCAACACGTGGCCGGACTCGATCCGCCCACCGGCAAAGTGCTGTGGGCCTACCCCTTTCCGCCGTCGAAGATGGTGCTGGCCATCTCCACGCCCGTCGTCGAAGGCGATCACCTGTTTGTCACCGCGTTTTACGACGGCTCGCTCATGCTGCGGCTGGACGAAAAGAAGCCCGCCGTCGAAAAAATCTGGCGGCGCGTCGGCCTCAGCGAGCAGCATACCGACAGTCTGCAATCGCTGATCGGCACGCCGTACATGAAAGACAACTTCGTGTATGGCGTCGACAGCTACGGGGAGCTGCGCTGCCTGGAGGGCGACACGGGCGACCGCCTGTGGGAAAGCCTCGACCCAATTCCGCCCGAATTCCAAGACAACCCTCGGCTGCGGCGGTGGTTCAACATTCACATGGTCGAAAACCACGGCAAGATTTGGATGTTCACCGAACGTGGCGAGCTACTGATCACCAAGCTTTCGCCTAAAGGCTACGAGGAGATCAGCCGAGCGAAGCTCATCGAACCCACGCGCGAGCAGCTCAACGAGCGGGGCGGCGTTTGCTGGTCGCATCCGGCGTTCGCCTACCGCCACGTGTTTGCCCGCAACGACGAGGAGCTGTTGGCCGCGGATTTATCGGCCGAATCGCGGTAA
- a CDS encoding alpha/beta hydrolase yields the protein MPTPFHRRDVRFESQGLSCAAWYYVPADLAPGERRAAIVMAHGWSGVKEMCLANFADAFAAAGFVVLVFDYRYLGGSQGEPRGQILPDEQRRDYQNAITWVASQPEVDPERIGLFGTSYSGGHVLVVAAEDRRVKAVVAHVPAVGVRSTTLRWLRRGMFSEVWHAARLIVRQLLLPGQTLMIPVVSAGGGPATLPGKEAWQWKQRTAKLAPAWKNEVTVRSVIAGLRDSVRPVIPRIAPTPLLMVVASRDHYCFTDEQLRAFATAGEPKKLLQVEGGHFDFYEEPGLAQVLPAQVEWFTRHLPAKTTRHPDEP from the coding sequence ATGCCCACCCCCTTTCATCGCCGGGACGTGCGTTTCGAAAGCCAGGGACTTTCGTGTGCCGCCTGGTACTACGTGCCGGCCGATCTGGCGCCCGGCGAGCGGCGAGCGGCGATCGTCATGGCCCACGGCTGGTCGGGCGTGAAAGAGATGTGCCTGGCGAACTTCGCCGATGCCTTCGCCGCGGCGGGCTTCGTCGTGCTGGTGTTCGATTATCGCTATCTGGGCGGCAGCCAAGGGGAACCGCGCGGCCAGATTCTGCCCGACGAGCAACGCCGCGATTACCAAAACGCCATCACGTGGGTCGCCTCGCAACCCGAGGTCGATCCCGAACGCATCGGCCTGTTTGGCACGTCCTACAGCGGCGGGCACGTGCTGGTGGTGGCCGCCGAAGACCGCCGCGTCAAAGCGGTGGTCGCGCATGTGCCGGCCGTCGGCGTGCGTTCGACGACGCTGCGCTGGCTGCGCCGCGGCATGTTCAGCGAAGTGTGGCACGCGGCAAGGCTGATCGTGCGGCAACTGCTGCTGCCTGGCCAAACGTTGATGATTCCGGTCGTCAGTGCCGGCGGCGGCCCGGCCACACTGCCCGGCAAGGAAGCGTGGCAGTGGAAGCAGCGGACGGCGAAGCTGGCGCCCGCATGGAAGAACGAGGTGACGGTGCGTTCGGTGATCGCGGGGTTGCGCGATTCGGTGCGGCCTGTCATCCCGCGGATTGCGCCGACGCCGCTGTTGATGGTCGTGGCCAGCCGCGACCACTATTGTTTCACCGACGAGCAGCTTCGCGCCTTCGCCACGGCCGGCGAGCCGAAAAAGCTGTTGCAGGTCGAGGGCGGCCATTTCGATTTCTATGAAGAGCCGGGACTGGCTCAAGTATTGCCCGCCCAGGTAGAGTGGTTCACGCGGCATCTGCCCGCCAAGACAACAAGGCACCCAGACGAACCTTGA
- the pyrE gene encoding orotate phosphoribosyltransferase has product MYDKQALMTLVRDKALKFGDFTLASGKKASYYLDGKQVTLDAAGARLVGEGILDLLAGDLPAAVGGMSIGADPITAAVVTIAGVRGLPLAGFLVRKEAKGHGTQRFIEGPVQPGDRVAIVEDVVTTGGSSLLAIERAEEFGLVVTRVIAIIDRMEAGAAAFAKRGYLFSSLLTIEDFGISPP; this is encoded by the coding sequence ATGTACGACAAACAGGCTTTGATGACCCTGGTGCGCGACAAGGCGCTGAAGTTCGGCGATTTCACGCTCGCCTCCGGCAAGAAAGCAAGCTATTACCTCGACGGCAAACAGGTGACGCTCGATGCCGCCGGCGCCCGGCTCGTGGGCGAAGGGATTCTCGACCTGCTGGCCGGCGACCTTCCGGCTGCCGTCGGCGGCATGTCCATCGGGGCCGATCCGATCACCGCCGCGGTCGTCACCATAGCGGGCGTGCGCGGGCTGCCGCTGGCGGGCTTCTTGGTCCGCAAAGAGGCCAAGGGACATGGAACGCAGCGTTTTATCGAAGGTCCCGTGCAGCCGGGCGACCGCGTGGCCATCGTCGAAGATGTGGTGACGACGGGCGGCTCGTCGCTCTTGGCCATCGAGCGGGCCGAAGAGTTTGGCCTGGTGGTGACGCGCGTCATCGCCATCATCGACCGGATGGAAGCCGGAGCCGCCGCCTTTGCGAAGCGCGGCTACCTCTTCAGCAGTCTGCTGACGATCGAAGACTTCGGCATTTCGCCACCGTAA
- a CDS encoding glycosyltransferase family 39 protein — protein MESSLAAVADNDSRHSAWSAPPAVKLVARLAISLAIAAAIVHETCLIFDLTRRTYGEGPILAMCERMRAEPVSASWMRELPYGLSCYGPAYYWVTNLVVRLSGWQHSFIPGRIVALACGLATAALAGLTARRHTRSSEIGLLAASMFLVSLPFVDWLPFARVDTLAVMFSAAAYWAVGRDVRSIVVAAVCVAAGSLAKPTAALTAVPIFAHLLATRRYREAAWFAAWVVSLGVAAWAAVQWATGGFFLTAVLLGNINPMSLWKGYATSYEFLPTPLATGAFLTATWLVLSSPRRFMQSLFSLGFAINFAISALLCAKRGAEINYFLEPALLASLAIAVDGLPRLLELDARRAMAAMAVLAALIAVPSAREVRAVYRSLPARPTWFALVRQWLADEPADVGLLADAKVIDMVLEAGHRPLVNDPYLYTMMVGNGTLESSPLMERMRDGRIKWLFFHRTLPYHLGTIERDTHSWPPEVIEALPRFYEPVAEEQGLYIYRHRKYGRQLASSPAAREF, from the coding sequence ATGGAAAGCAGCCTAGCAGCCGTGGCGGATAACGACTCGCGGCACTCCGCCTGGTCGGCGCCGCCGGCCGTGAAGCTCGTCGCGCGTCTCGCCATCTCGCTGGCGATCGCCGCCGCGATCGTCCATGAAACGTGCTTGATCTTCGACCTGACGAGGCGCACCTACGGCGAAGGCCCCATTTTGGCCATGTGCGAACGAATGCGAGCGGAACCGGTGTCGGCTTCCTGGATGCGGGAGCTGCCCTACGGTTTGAGTTGCTACGGACCGGCCTATTATTGGGTCACCAACCTGGTGGTCCGACTCAGCGGTTGGCAGCACAGCTTTATTCCCGGCCGCATCGTCGCCCTGGCGTGCGGCCTGGCCACGGCCGCGCTGGCCGGCCTGACCGCGCGGCGGCACACCCGCAGCAGCGAAATCGGCCTGTTGGCCGCGTCGATGTTTCTCGTTTCGCTCCCCTTCGTCGACTGGCTTCCTTTCGCGCGGGTCGACACGCTGGCGGTGATGTTTTCCGCGGCCGCTTACTGGGCGGTGGGGCGTGACGTGCGGAGCATCGTCGTGGCCGCGGTGTGCGTGGCGGCCGGCTCGTTGGCCAAGCCGACGGCCGCCCTGACCGCCGTTCCTATTTTCGCGCATCTGCTGGCCACACGGCGGTATCGTGAGGCGGCATGGTTCGCCGCCTGGGTGGTCTCGCTGGGCGTGGCGGCCTGGGCCGCGGTGCAATGGGCGACGGGCGGGTTTTTCCTGACGGCGGTCCTGCTCGGCAACATCAACCCCATGTCGCTGTGGAAGGGCTACGCCACGAGTTACGAATTCTTGCCAACGCCACTGGCCACCGGCGCGTTTCTGACGGCCACCTGGTTGGTGCTCTCGTCGCCGCGGCGATTCATGCAGTCGCTGTTCAGCCTGGGCTTCGCGATCAACTTCGCCATTTCGGCGCTGCTCTGCGCCAAGCGCGGCGCCGAGATCAACTATTTTTTGGAACCGGCCCTCTTGGCCAGCCTGGCCATCGCCGTCGATGGCCTGCCGCGGTTGCTCGAACTCGACGCGCGTCGCGCCATGGCGGCGATGGCCGTTTTGGCCGCCCTGATCGCGGTGCCCAGTGCCCGTGAAGTCAGGGCCGTTTATCGCTCGCTGCCGGCGCGGCCGACGTGGTTCGCACTGGTGCGGCAATGGTTGGCCGACGAGCCTGCCGACGTGGGCCTGTTGGCCGACGCGAAAGTGATCGACATGGTGTTGGAAGCCGGCCACCGGCCGCTTGTGAACGATCCCTATCTTTACACAATGATGGTCGGCAACGGCACGCTCGAGTCGTCGCCCTTGATGGAGCGAATGCGCGACGGGCGTATCAAGTGGCTCTTTTTCCACCGCACGCTTCCCTATCATCTGGGCACCATCGAACGCGACACGCATTCCTGGCCCCCGGAAGTGATCGAGGCCCTGCCGCGGTTCTATGAGCCGGTGGCCGAAGAGCAGGGACTCTATATCTACCGCCATCGAAAGTACGGCCGGCAGCTCGCGTCGTCACCGGCCGCGAGGGAGTTCTAG